The following coding sequences are from one Nonlabens arenilitoris window:
- a CDS encoding DUF6090 family protein, protein MIKFFRKIRKNLLSENKFSKYILYALGEIVLVIIGILIALQINNKNEQRKTENKIVSILKEVQHDLGLDIQKSDELIAYYKTKDSIFNLVQSNQLTYDDYKNDNRHILRYAIMNAFHMKIHKNGYTNLTENVDNVSEKLKAVIEPLNEIYIYNKYEIDKFDNRLDVITDRVIDDLAKSKDWYYRLERPQLEDEMIDFFLNDPYYKNVVNLYQNAGCENLASYHVMQFRENAINTYKQINTLIESNEPLPDFIPHNLVHLTTAQLKEYVGTYKIVEVEGFDGQFPDMNYNIQIKDDNLIGVMNGDLEDIDLFYFETADKIFGQTDIYFKGEFVRDSLNEITSLVIFKYGTRVHLNKL, encoded by the coding sequence ATGATAAAATTCTTTCGGAAAATTCGCAAAAACCTACTCTCAGAAAATAAATTTAGCAAATACATACTTTACGCTTTAGGAGAGATTGTACTTGTAATTATTGGTATTCTCATCGCGCTTCAAATAAATAATAAAAATGAACAGCGAAAAACCGAAAATAAGATTGTTTCTATTTTAAAAGAAGTACAACATGATTTAGGACTAGATATTCAAAAGTCGGACGAGCTAATTGCCTATTACAAAACAAAAGATTCCATCTTCAACTTAGTACAATCTAATCAACTAACCTATGATGATTATAAAAATGATAATAGACATATTTTAAGATACGCTATTATGAACGCTTTTCATATGAAGATTCATAAAAATGGATATACAAACCTCACAGAAAATGTTGATAATGTTTCAGAAAAGCTAAAAGCAGTTATTGAGCCATTAAACGAAATCTATATTTATAATAAATACGAAATAGACAAATTCGATAATCGCTTGGATGTTATTACAGATAGAGTGATTGACGATTTAGCCAAAAGTAAAGATTGGTATTATAGATTAGAACGACCTCAATTAGAAGATGAAATGATTGATTTTTTCCTTAATGACCCTTATTATAAAAATGTTGTAAATCTATACCAAAACGCTGGCTGTGAAAATTTGGCAAGTTATCATGTTATGCAATTTAGAGAAAACGCAATTAATACATACAAACAAATTAACACACTTATTGAAAGTAATGAACCGCTGCCCGATTTTATACCACATAATTTAGTTCATTTAACAACGGCACAACTAAAAGAATATGTGGGTACTTATAAGATTGTAGAGGTAGAAGGTTTTGATGGTCAATTTCCTGATATGAACTATAATATTCAAATAAAAGACGATAACTTAATAGGCGTTATGAATGGAGATCTTGAAGATATAGATTTATTCTATTTTGAAACTGCTGATAAGATATTTGGCCAAACTGACATTTACTTCAAAGGAGAGTTTGTAAGAGATAGCTTGAATGAAATTACTTCTTTAGTTATTTTTAAATACGGAACAAGAGTTCACTTAAATAAACTTTAA
- a CDS encoding glycosyltransferase family 2 protein: MNLSIVIPLLNEEESLPELHAWILRVMQTMEISYEIIFIDDGSTDGSWDVLETLSRKHDSTHTIKFLSNYGKSQALHAGFHKAQGEVVITMDADLQDSPDEIPELYRMITVQDHDLVSGWKKKRYDSVIAKNLPSKLFNWAARKTSGVQLNDFNCGLKAYKAAVIKNIDVHGEMHRYIPVLAKNAGFSNIAQKEVIHQARKYGTTKFGYERFINGFLDLITIAFISKYGKRPMHLFGALGVIMFMLGFITAGYVGFSKLYKMANNIPYGLVTDNPWFFIALTTMLLGVLFFIAGFLGELILRNGNQVNRYCIEKEV; encoded by the coding sequence ATGAATTTATCCATAGTCATACCGTTGTTAAATGAGGAAGAATCTCTTCCAGAATTACACGCTTGGATCTTACGCGTCATGCAAACCATGGAAATCAGCTATGAGATCATTTTTATAGACGATGGTAGTACAGATGGCAGTTGGGATGTTTTGGAGACGCTTTCGCGTAAGCATGACAGCACACATACCATAAAGTTTTTAAGTAATTATGGAAAATCACAAGCGCTACATGCCGGTTTTCATAAAGCACAAGGTGAGGTCGTAATTACGATGGATGCAGACTTGCAAGATAGTCCAGATGAGATTCCAGAATTATATCGCATGATCACTGTGCAAGACCACGATCTGGTAAGCGGCTGGAAGAAAAAAAGATATGATAGTGTTATTGCAAAAAACTTACCTAGTAAACTTTTTAATTGGGCCGCACGTAAAACAAGCGGTGTTCAATTAAATGATTTTAATTGTGGACTCAAGGCATACAAAGCTGCTGTTATTAAAAATATAGATGTCCATGGCGAGATGCACCGCTATATACCTGTACTGGCCAAAAACGCTGGTTTTAGTAATATCGCTCAAAAAGAGGTCATCCACCAAGCTAGAAAATATGGAACGACTAAATTTGGTTATGAACGTTTTATAAACGGCTTTTTAGACTTAATTACCATTGCCTTTATATCAAAATATGGTAAACGACCTATGCACCTTTTCGGCGCGCTAGGTGTCATTATGTTTATGCTAGGTTTTATTACCGCTGGTTATGTAGGGTTTTCAAAACTTTATAAAATGGCAAATAATATTCCTTATGGTCTTGTAACTGATAATCCATGGTTTTTTATTGCACTCACCACCATGCTGCTGGGTGTTTTGTTCTTTATTGCTGGTTTTCTAGGAGAATTAATCCTTAGAAATGGTAATCAAGTGAATCGCTACTGTATTGAAAAGGAAGTATAA
- a CDS encoding DoxX family protein yields the protein MKKIIFTVLCILFGLMMINSGLNKFFNYIPMPEMSEEMMQIMGGFIAIKWIFPLVAIIEIIGGALIAIPKTRALGALVILPVMVGIFVHHLVHDLSGIGIALILFAINIWVIVTNWNKYQPIIKGE from the coding sequence ATGAAAAAAATAATTTTTACAGTTTTATGTATCCTATTCGGATTAATGATGATTAATTCAGGTCTTAACAAATTCTTCAACTATATACCTATGCCCGAGATGTCTGAAGAAATGATGCAAATAATGGGTGGATTTATAGCAATTAAATGGATTTTTCCGCTTGTAGCAATTATTGAAATTATTGGAGGCGCTTTAATAGCTATCCCTAAAACAAGAGCATTGGGAGCATTAGTAATTCTTCCAGTTATGGTAGGTATATTTGTTCATCATTTGGTACACGACTTATCAGGAATTGGAATCGCACTAATACTATTCGCAATTAATATCTGGGTAATTGTTACCAATTGGAATAAATACCAACCTATTATAAAAGGTGAATAA
- a CDS encoding serine hydrolase domain-containing protein, with amino-acid sequence MQKLTPFTLITLITLFALQSCTQENKNQLKFADTTKIDDVIDHYVDEDFYPFVYARIEDLDGNMIYEHSAVNKTLLPNTEVNGDTWVRIWSMSKIVTISTVLDLIEDGALQLDDPVTNYIPEFKNLKVAVSDNGSSLLDSEWQNKENACPIKLVSNDSVMTVRHLINHQAGFYYATTGFSCIDSLIAKQNLPKAKNSDELIKKMSELPLIQHSGTDYFYGTNTTVLGLVAERATGKNLNELVKERITDPMHIEGLRYRLPENIDLLPRFTGRDSVLRVARKGELDILGPDVPDYDVNHPLYLGGEGMVATADGYADFVRMLLKRGELNNYRFLDKETVEDIYAPHTQKDSPYGYNGYNLWISGESMETKKQGEAGLWIGGGYECTYFWADPKRNFVGIIMSQNNAVRKPGYELNDSFRSAVYQQIWASEEENKYTSN; translated from the coding sequence TTGTACACAAGAGAACAAGAATCAATTAAAATTTGCCGATACAACAAAAATTGATGATGTAATAGATCATTATGTAGATGAAGATTTTTATCCTTTTGTATATGCGAGAATAGAAGATCTCGATGGTAATATGATTTACGAACATAGTGCTGTAAACAAAACACTGCTTCCTAATACTGAAGTGAATGGCGATACTTGGGTACGTATATGGTCCATGAGTAAAATTGTAACTATTTCTACCGTATTAGATTTAATTGAAGATGGTGCCTTACAACTAGATGATCCAGTAACTAATTATATCCCAGAATTTAAAAATCTCAAAGTTGCTGTTTCCGATAATGGATCGAGTCTGTTAGACTCTGAATGGCAGAATAAAGAAAACGCATGTCCTATAAAGTTGGTTTCTAATGACTCTGTAATGACTGTGCGTCATTTAATAAATCATCAGGCTGGTTTTTATTATGCCACAACTGGTTTTTCTTGTATTGATTCTCTTATCGCAAAACAAAACTTACCCAAGGCTAAGAACTCTGATGAATTAATTAAAAAGATGTCCGAGTTACCATTAATTCAACATTCGGGTACAGATTATTTTTATGGTACAAACACCACAGTATTAGGACTTGTCGCTGAAAGAGCAACCGGTAAAAATTTAAATGAACTGGTAAAAGAACGCATCACCGACCCTATGCATATTGAAGGTTTACGGTATAGATTACCTGAAAACATTGATTTGCTTCCTCGTTTTACAGGAAGAGATTCTGTATTAAGAGTTGCTCGTAAAGGTGAGCTAGATATTCTTGGTCCTGATGTACCTGACTATGATGTTAATCATCCCTTATATTTAGGTGGAGAAGGAATGGTCGCTACGGCAGATGGATATGCCGATTTTGTTCGAATGCTTTTAAAAAGAGGCGAATTAAATAATTATAGATTTCTAGATAAGGAAACCGTAGAAGATATTTATGCCCCACATACTCAAAAAGACAGCCCTTATGGTTATAATGGTTATAATTTGTGGATCAGCGGTGAGTCTATGGAGACCAAAAAACAAGGAGAAGCAGGACTTTGGATAGGTGGTGGATATGAATGCACCTATTTCTGGGCAGATCCAAAAAGAAATTTTGTAGGTATCATTATGTCCCAGAATAACGCAGTTCGCAAACCAGGATATGAGTTAAACGATTCTTTTCGTAGTGCCGTATATCAACAAATTTGGGCAAGTGAAGAAGAAAATAAATATACAAGTAATTAA
- a CDS encoding type B 50S ribosomal protein L31, translating to MQKGIHPEDYRLVAFKDMSNDQIFLTKSTAPTKETIEFEGNEYPLIKLEISRTSHPFYTGETKLLDTAGRIDKFKTKYAKFKK from the coding sequence ATGCAAAAAGGAATTCACCCAGAAGATTATAGACTAGTAGCTTTTAAAGACATGTCTAATGACCAAATATTTTTAACTAAATCGACTGCTCCTACTAAGGAAACGATTGAGTTTGAAGGTAACGAGTATCCACTTATTAAATTAGAGATCTCTCGTACTTCTCATCCTTTTTATACTGGTGAGACTAAACTTTTAGATACGGCTGGTCGTATTGATAAGTTCAAAACTAAATATGCAAAATTCAAGAAGTAA
- a CDS encoding DUF4199 domain-containing protein encodes MDQIVKKNAFIIGLIGAVANLALVIYIWQIQAFSSVGLGIAMMILPIPFGIAAQWWSKSSLNGYLSLKQGVLAFFLCMLVIFLVDFIANYLIYVQIDPGAQAIAEKATEEFAQKNENALANQDVFKKPVYSLGSYFTGFISKLLFYTIFGILSSLIFRKETPQQA; translated from the coding sequence TTGGATCAAATAGTAAAAAAAAACGCTTTCATAATAGGCCTTATCGGTGCGGTGGCAAATCTAGCTTTAGTCATCTATATATGGCAAATTCAAGCATTTAGCAGTGTCGGCTTAGGTATTGCAATGATGATATTACCTATTCCTTTTGGAATTGCAGCACAATGGTGGAGCAAGTCTAGTCTCAATGGTTATCTATCATTAAAACAAGGTGTCCTCGCTTTTTTCTTATGTATGCTCGTAATTTTTCTAGTAGATTTTATTGCAAACTACCTTATTTATGTACAAATAGATCCAGGTGCACAAGCCATAGCCGAAAAAGCAACTGAAGAGTTTGCTCAAAAAAATGAAAATGCTCTTGCAAACCAAGATGTATTTAAGAAACCTGTATATAGTTTAGGCAGCTACTTCACCGGTTTTATATCTAAATTATTGTTTTATACCATTTTTGGAATCTTATCATCTTTGATCTTTAGAAAAGAAACGCCACAACAGGCTTAA
- a CDS encoding phospho-sugar mutase: protein MDKEAILKNAQSWTQAPFDTDTITKTLALISANNADFQESFYKDLEFGTGGMRGIMGVGTNRINKYTLGKNTQGLSQYLKETFKDEQIKVAIAFDCRHNSKELAQVVANVFSANGIHVYLFEDLRPTPLLSYTVKAKGCHAGIVLTASHNPPEYNGYKVYWQDGGQLVPPQDKEILDLIASLNFKDINFNGNPELIELLTPADDNAFIVDSIKAGKIAGDIDRSRLKIVFTSLHGTSITLIPETLKRAGFTDLHVVKEQAIPDGDFPTVDSPNPEEPEALKMAVDLANKIHADIVIGTDPDSDRLGVAVRDNDGKMVLLNGNQTMIAMTDFLLQQSDLKNATQPFIGSTIVSTPMMHDLAMDYQVECKEGLTGFKWIAKMIKDHPQQDFIGGGEESFGYMVGDFVRDKDAVTAALLACEMYAYAKANSSTTYQELLKLYLKHGCYQERLVSLVKKGISGAQEIKQMMIDLRENTPKQIAGQDVIIVEDYAASTRENKQLNKIETLEVPKSNVLIFYLADGSKIAARPSGTEPKIKFYISVKAPLDKVSNYPAVQDQLNNKINGILADFDI from the coding sequence ATGGATAAAGAAGCTATTCTTAAAAATGCTCAATCATGGACGCAAGCGCCATTTGATACTGATACAATTACAAAAACACTAGCTTTAATAAGCGCAAATAATGCAGATTTTCAAGAATCTTTCTATAAGGATTTAGAATTTGGCACTGGTGGTATGCGTGGTATTATGGGTGTAGGTACTAACCGTATTAATAAATATACACTAGGTAAAAACACTCAAGGTCTTTCACAATATTTAAAAGAGACCTTTAAAGATGAGCAAATAAAAGTAGCCATCGCATTTGATTGTCGTCATAATTCTAAAGAACTAGCACAAGTAGTGGCAAACGTTTTTAGTGCAAACGGTATACATGTATATCTATTTGAAGACTTGCGCCCTACTCCATTATTATCTTATACAGTAAAAGCAAAAGGTTGCCATGCCGGTATTGTCCTTACCGCAAGTCACAATCCGCCAGAGTATAATGGTTATAAAGTGTACTGGCAAGATGGTGGACAGTTAGTACCACCTCAAGATAAAGAAATATTAGACCTTATTGCTTCTTTAAACTTTAAGGACATTAATTTTAATGGCAATCCAGAATTAATTGAATTACTTACTCCAGCAGATGATAATGCTTTTATTGTGGACAGTATAAAAGCTGGTAAAATTGCTGGTGATATAGACCGTTCTCGATTAAAAATTGTTTTTACGAGTTTACATGGTACCAGTATCACTTTAATTCCAGAGACCTTAAAAAGAGCTGGTTTTACAGATCTACACGTTGTTAAAGAACAAGCGATTCCAGATGGCGATTTCCCTACCGTAGACTCTCCTAACCCAGAAGAACCTGAGGCTCTTAAAATGGCCGTTGATCTGGCCAATAAGATTCATGCTGACATCGTTATAGGAACAGATCCAGACAGTGATCGACTAGGTGTAGCTGTACGTGATAATGATGGTAAAATGGTATTGCTTAATGGTAATCAAACCATGATAGCCATGACAGACTTTCTTTTACAACAATCAGATTTAAAAAACGCGACGCAACCATTCATAGGGTCTACTATTGTGTCCACACCTATGATGCATGATCTAGCGATGGATTATCAGGTGGAATGCAAAGAAGGATTGACCGGATTTAAGTGGATCGCAAAGATGATTAAAGACCATCCACAACAGGACTTTATCGGTGGTGGCGAGGAAAGCTTTGGCTACATGGTTGGTGACTTTGTACGTGATAAGGATGCGGTTACTGCAGCATTGTTAGCCTGTGAGATGTACGCTTACGCGAAAGCGAACTCATCCACAACCTATCAAGAATTATTAAAACTGTACTTAAAACACGGCTGTTATCAAGAAAGACTCGTGTCCCTAGTCAAAAAAGGAATCTCTGGTGCTCAAGAAATCAAACAAATGATGATCGACCTGCGTGAAAACACACCAAAACAAATAGCAGGACAAGATGTCATTATTGTAGAAGACTATGCCGCCAGCACTAGAGAAAACAAGCAATTAAATAAAATTGAAACGCTAGAAGTTCCAAAATCTAACGTTTTAATATTCTATCTAGCAGATGGCTCAAAGATTGCAGCAAGACCTAGCGGAACTGAACCTAAAATAAAGTTCTACATTAGTGTTAAAGCACCACTAGATAAGGTATCTAATTATCCAGCGGTACAAGACCAACTTAATAATAAAATTAACGGCATTCTAGCCGATTTTGATATTTAA
- a CDS encoding winged helix-turn-helix transcriptional regulator, with product MRKKEHKECTSALLPVRDTLDIIGGKWKLLILISIWEGNKHFREIERSIPKLSTKVLSKELKDLEENQLITRTVINGFPVRTKYMPTEHSKTLEKVIFELHNWGVHHRKKIFGNKSSNSSVSV from the coding sequence ATGAGGAAAAAGGAACATAAAGAGTGCACGTCTGCTTTATTACCTGTAAGGGACACTTTAGATATTATAGGTGGAAAATGGAAACTTTTAATTTTAATTTCAATTTGGGAAGGAAATAAGCACTTTAGGGAAATTGAGCGTAGTATTCCGAAGTTAAGCACCAAAGTTTTGTCAAAGGAATTAAAAGATTTAGAAGAGAATCAATTGATTACAAGAACTGTTATAAATGGTTTTCCTGTTAGAACAAAATATATGCCCACAGAGCATTCCAAAACGTTGGAAAAAGTCATTTTTGAACTGCATAATTGGGGTGTTCACCACAGGAAAAAAATATTTGGTAATAAGTCCTCAAATAGTTCAGTAAGTGTATAG
- a CDS encoding MepB family protein, producing MLNKKMDDNLNKINNEVYTKCGLKISDFQIEHESKEYNACRFDLNGQKIISRNSKITPKKVGQFVTFWKRNEKGPIEPFEENDPIDFYTVNVRTENDFGQFVFPKSVLIKKGIISTTKKEGKRAFRVYPNWDIAKNKQAERTQKWQLEYFYIINDAINLKKVVKLYTTE from the coding sequence ATGCTGAATAAAAAAATGGATGATAATTTAAATAAAATAAATAACGAAGTGTATACAAAATGCGGACTAAAAATTTCCGACTTTCAAATTGAGCACGAAAGTAAGGAATATAATGCGTGCCGATTTGACTTGAATGGACAGAAAATAATAAGCCGAAATTCAAAAATAACGCCTAAAAAAGTTGGACAGTTTGTTACATTTTGGAAGCGGAACGAAAAAGGCCCCATAGAACCTTTTGAAGAAAACGATCCAATTGATTTTTATACTGTAAACGTGCGAACCGAAAATGACTTTGGTCAATTTGTTTTTCCTAAATCCGTGTTGATTAAAAAAGGGATCATATCCACAACCAAAAAAGAAGGAAAAAGAGCGTTTCGGGTTTATCCAAATTGGGACATTGCAAAGAATAAACAGGCGGAAAGAACTCAAAAATGGCAATTAGAATATTTCTATATAATAAACGATGCCATCAACTTAAAGAAAGTAGTGAAATTATATACAACTGAATAG
- a CDS encoding methyltransferase, with the protein MNTAINAHKPAPFVTGKRLEVFNLSTEIKKTIQALEAGKPVLIADFYSNGVLLLKELQQYLKGKMPHQTFQEQREYRAAYHKLSNLILLEIINYKIDVKKAPAIGWLEKLYTGNTNFLLTFPQVQGLNSSWQWYQNGISVPTLRNKIHPYYGVYFPTRFDHLTVFDNWLKRYKGPKKTAVDVGVGSGALSFQLVGHGFQKVYGTDINPNAIIGLTEFMGDTKLSRKIELDHAPLFGKWDKQTELIVFNPPWLPISSENDRTDKAMYYPEELFSDFFAAAKERLTVDGKLLILFSNLAQITDVTNDHPIENEIAHHDRFQLERCYKKRVKSASDKTTRDQNWRSSEEIELWVLVHKNRD; encoded by the coding sequence ATGAATACAGCAATTAATGCCCATAAGCCTGCACCATTTGTAACAGGTAAACGACTAGAGGTTTTTAACCTTTCTACAGAAATTAAGAAAACCATTCAAGCGCTAGAAGCTGGTAAGCCAGTTCTTATTGCAGATTTTTATAGCAATGGAGTTTTACTACTTAAAGAACTACAGCAGTATCTTAAAGGTAAGATGCCTCATCAAACTTTTCAAGAGCAACGCGAGTATCGAGCTGCTTATCATAAGCTTTCTAATCTCATACTTCTAGAAATCATCAATTATAAAATCGATGTAAAAAAAGCACCTGCTATAGGCTGGCTTGAAAAACTGTATACTGGTAATACTAACTTTTTACTCACTTTTCCACAAGTGCAAGGATTAAATAGTTCCTGGCAGTGGTATCAAAATGGTATATCAGTTCCTACTTTAAGAAATAAAATACATCCTTATTATGGGGTTTATTTCCCAACTAGATTTGACCATTTAACCGTTTTTGACAACTGGTTAAAGCGCTATAAAGGTCCTAAGAAAACAGCTGTTGATGTAGGTGTAGGTAGTGGTGCGCTTTCTTTTCAATTAGTAGGTCACGGTTTTCAAAAAGTATATGGGACAGATATCAATCCTAATGCTATCATAGGTCTAACAGAGTTTATGGGCGATACAAAGCTATCTAGAAAGATAGAGCTGGATCATGCTCCATTATTTGGTAAATGGGATAAACAAACAGAATTAATTGTATTTAATCCACCGTGGTTGCCCATTTCTTCAGAAAACGATAGGACTGATAAGGCGATGTATTATCCAGAAGAGTTATTCTCAGATTTTTTTGCTGCTGCAAAGGAAAGACTGACTGTAGATGGAAAACTACTAATCTTATTTTCTAACCTTGCACAAATAACTGATGTCACTAATGATCATCCTATTGAAAATGAGATTGCACATCACGATAGATTTCAATTAGAACGATGTTATAAAAAAAGAGTCAAGTCTGCTTCAGATAAAACTACTAGAGATCAAAACTGGCGTTCTAGTGAGGAAATAGAATTATGGGTTTTAGTTCATAAAAACCGTGATTAA
- the ald gene encoding alanine dehydrogenase: protein MIVGIPKEIKNNESRVSMTPAGVYEMIKNNHTVYVQSTAGEGSGFFDNDYKKAGAIIVNTIEEVYAIAELIVKVKEPIELEYDLVREGQVLFTYFHFASSKPLTNAMIKAKAICIAYETVEDQDGTLPLLTPMSEVAGRLAIQQGAKYLEKPVKGRGVLLGGVPGVAPGKVLVLGAGVVGIQAAKMAAGLGAHVTIMDINMKRLRYVNDVMPPHVVTEFSNEFNIRKHIKTHDLIIGGVLLKGAKAPNLITRDMLKEMRPGTVIVDVAVDQGGCVETTRPTTHEDPIYIIDDVVHYTVANMPGAVPYTSTVALTNVTLPYALQLARHGWEKACSQNPSLEKGLNIISGKVVYKEINEAFGWSSQ from the coding sequence ATGATTGTAGGGATTCCAAAAGAGATTAAGAATAACGAAAGTAGAGTAAGTATGACACCTGCTGGAGTTTATGAAATGATAAAAAACAACCATACCGTCTATGTACAATCTACTGCTGGTGAAGGAAGTGGCTTTTTTGACAACGACTATAAAAAAGCCGGTGCCATCATAGTCAACACCATTGAAGAAGTTTATGCTATCGCAGAATTAATCGTAAAAGTAAAAGAACCTATCGAGCTAGAATATGACCTAGTGAGAGAAGGACAGGTACTGTTTACCTATTTCCACTTTGCTTCTAGCAAACCTCTAACTAACGCAATGATTAAAGCCAAAGCCATATGCATCGCCTATGAAACCGTAGAAGATCAAGATGGCACCTTACCATTACTGACACCTATGTCTGAGGTTGCAGGTAGACTAGCCATACAACAAGGTGCAAAATACTTAGAAAAACCTGTAAAAGGAAGAGGCGTTCTTTTAGGCGGTGTTCCTGGTGTTGCACCTGGTAAGGTTTTAGTTCTAGGTGCTGGCGTGGTAGGAATTCAGGCCGCAAAAATGGCCGCAGGTCTTGGTGCACACGTTACCATCATGGATATTAATATGAAACGATTGCGCTATGTAAATGATGTGATGCCACCGCACGTCGTGACAGAATTCTCTAACGAATTCAACATCAGGAAACACATCAAGACGCACGACCTGATTATAGGTGGCGTACTTTTAAAAGGTGCCAAAGCTCCTAACCTAATCACACGCGATATGCTTAAAGAAATGCGTCCAGGTACCGTTATAGTAGATGTTGCCGTTGATCAAGGTGGTTGTGTAGAAACCACGAGACCTACCACACATGAAGATCCTATTTACATCATCGACGACGTTGTGCATTATACCGTTGCAAATATGCCTGGTGCGGTTCCCTATACCTCTACCGTGGCACTTACTAATGTGACCTTACCATATGCGCTTCAACTAGCTCGTCATGGTTGGGAAAAGGCTTGCAGCCAGAATCCAAGCCTAGAAAAAGGACTAAATATTATTTCTGGTAAGGTTGTATATAAAGAGATTAATGAGGCCTTTGGGTGGTCATCACAATAG